From Mucilaginibacter rubeus, a single genomic window includes:
- a CDS encoding RluA family pseudouridine synthase translates to MKFPKFADLILFENDDIIVVNKPPFISSLDERGEGSSEISMLRLAKAYWDDAQICHRLDKETSGALIFAKNPEAYRSVSMQFEKRKVKKVYHAVIDGTHTFDNLLVDLPILNVGKGSVTISRQEGKRAETWFQSLKYYKHYTLVECRPVTGRMHQIRIHLATQRASIAGDEMYKGEPVFLSKIKRKYHLGKDQEELPIMKRFALHAYEVTFRINPETEVTIHAPYPKDFETLLKLLDKFDL, encoded by the coding sequence ATGAAGTTTCCAAAATTCGCCGATCTGATACTGTTTGAAAACGATGATATTATAGTTGTTAACAAGCCTCCTTTTATAAGCTCGCTTGATGAACGCGGCGAAGGCAGCAGCGAGATCAGTATGCTCAGGCTGGCTAAGGCTTATTGGGACGATGCGCAGATTTGCCACCGCCTGGATAAGGAAACATCCGGAGCCCTTATTTTTGCCAAAAATCCTGAGGCTTACCGCTCGGTTTCTATGCAGTTTGAAAAACGCAAGGTTAAAAAAGTATACCATGCCGTTATTGACGGTACCCACACCTTCGACAACCTGCTTGTTGACCTACCTATATTAAACGTAGGCAAAGGCAGCGTTACCATCAGCAGACAGGAAGGCAAACGTGCCGAAACCTGGTTTCAATCGTTAAAATATTATAAACATTATACCCTGGTTGAATGCCGCCCGGTAACAGGCCGTATGCACCAGATAAGGATTCACCTGGCTACCCAAAGGGCCTCCATAGCCGGTGACGAAATGTATAAGGGCGAGCCTGTTTTTCTGTCAAAAATAAAACGCAAATACCATTTAGGTAAAGATCAGGAAGAACTGCCTATCATGAAACGCTTTGCCCTGCATGCCTACGAGGTAACGTTTCGTATCAATCCGGAAACTGAAGTTACTATACATGCGCCGTACCCTAAAGATTTTGAAACACTTTTAAAGCTGCTTGATAAATTTGACCTCTAA
- a CDS encoding KTSC domain-containing protein, with protein sequence MKKIVDYRKLLNVTENAELTELRTVYKSMMKTWHPDRFQDESRIEAEEKSKTIIEAYHFLVSIAPETRAQTLSDYTATTTLSNIADFEYKQQVLKVTFLDGNVYEYFDVPRAVYTKFINADSPGRFARRHIFNEFVYRSVNKLVASA encoded by the coding sequence ATGAAAAAAATTGTCGACTACAGGAAACTCCTGAACGTAACTGAAAACGCGGAGCTAACCGAATTACGTACGGTTTATAAAAGTATGATGAAAACCTGGCACCCTGACAGGTTTCAGGATGAGAGCAGGATAGAAGCCGAAGAAAAGAGCAAAACCATTATCGAAGCTTATCACTTTTTAGTAAGCATAGCTCCCGAAACCCGTGCGCAAACCCTGTCCGATTATACAGCTACAACAACATTATCAAACATTGCCGATTTTGAGTACAAACAACAGGTACTAAAAGTTACATTTTTGGATGGTAACGTGTACGAATATTTTGATGTGCCGAGAGCGGTTTATACCAAATTCATCAATGCCGACTCGCCGGGAAGGTTTGCCCGCAGGCATATTTTCAACGAGTTTGTATACCGCAGCGTAAATAAACTGGTAGCTTCTGCCTAA
- a CDS encoding NTP transferase domain-containing protein, translating to MTGIIILAAGSSSRFGSPKQNFVYQGKTLLQRAIQTALTCLHCEKVIVVLGANEELIRSNIDDQVVHVAYNPHWQEGMGSSIKIGVQEMLRLKPDITSIILMLCDQPFVDSFLISQLVEKKEINDCGIIASSYRDALGAPALFDAKYFPDLLNLQGHEGAKKIIETHADDVFILPFPLGAIDIDTADDLERLNQAG from the coding sequence ATGACGGGGATTATTATTCTGGCAGCAGGCTCATCAAGCCGTTTTGGCTCACCTAAACAAAATTTCGTTTACCAGGGTAAAACCCTTTTGCAGCGGGCAATTCAAACCGCACTCACCTGTCTGCACTGCGAAAAAGTTATTGTTGTGCTGGGAGCTAATGAGGAGCTGATCCGTTCAAATATAGATGACCAGGTTGTTCATGTTGCTTACAACCCGCACTGGCAGGAAGGTATGGGTTCATCAATAAAAATTGGCGTACAGGAAATGCTGCGGCTTAAACCCGACATCACTTCGATTATTTTAATGTTATGCGATCAGCCTTTTGTTGATTCATTCCTGATATCCCAGTTAGTTGAGAAAAAAGAAATTAATGATTGTGGCATCATCGCCAGCAGCTATCGCGATGCCTTGGGCGCTCCGGCTTTGTTCGATGCAAAGTATTTCCCCGACCTGCTGAACCTGCAAGGGCACGAGGGGGCAAAAAAAATCATCGAAACACATGCTGATGATGTTTTTATCCTCCCCTTTCCGCTGGGTGCTATTGATATTGATACTGCCGACGATCTGGAACGGCTTAACCAGGCCGGTTAA
- the moaA gene encoding GTP 3',8-cyclase MoaA, whose translation MRLAVTDRCNLRCFYCMPEHGLDWLSRTELMTNEEMLQICSLLVKMGIEKIRITGGEPFVRKDIVQLLTGISGLNGLKELGLTTNGVLTAPYVPELKKIGVRSVNLSLDTLDANRFFTITRRDEFSNVMASLDAMLSHDMEVKINAVVMDGKNTQDIIPLVELARELPVSVRFIEEMPFNGDGHVYDGSHWDYVRILDEIKGSYPQIKKLDDPAYSTSYNYQIPGHKGSIGIIAAYSRTFCGTCNRIRITPQGELKTCLYDDGVLNLKDLMRKGASDEALQDALLTAFSHRPADGWEAERARVAKTGIHESMATIGG comes from the coding sequence ATGCGCCTCGCGGTGACAGACAGGTGTAACCTGCGCTGTTTTTACTGCATGCCGGAGCATGGCCTCGACTGGCTTTCACGCACCGAACTCATGACCAATGAGGAAATGCTGCAGATCTGCAGTTTGCTGGTTAAAATGGGCATCGAAAAGATCCGTATAACCGGCGGAGAGCCTTTTGTAAGGAAGGATATTGTGCAACTGCTCACCGGTATCTCCGGCCTCAATGGCTTAAAAGAACTTGGCCTGACCACTAATGGTGTGCTAACCGCCCCCTACGTTCCCGAATTGAAAAAGATTGGTGTACGTTCGGTAAACCTGAGCTTAGATACGCTGGATGCCAATCGCTTTTTTACCATTACCCGTCGCGATGAGTTTAGCAATGTAATGGCCTCTTTAGATGCTATGCTGAGCCACGATATGGAGGTGAAGATCAATGCCGTGGTGATGGACGGCAAAAATACACAGGATATTATACCGCTGGTTGAGCTGGCCAGAGAGTTGCCCGTTAGCGTGAGGTTTATTGAAGAAATGCCTTTTAACGGTGATGGCCATGTGTATGATGGATCGCACTGGGATTATGTTAGGATCCTGGATGAAATAAAAGGCAGCTACCCTCAAATTAAAAAGCTGGATGATCCGGCTTATTCTACTTCATATAATTACCAAATTCCTGGACACAAAGGGAGCATAGGTATTATAGCCGCTTATTCGCGTACCTTCTGCGGTACCTGTAACCGCATCCGCATAACACCACAGGGCGAGTTAAAAACCTGCTTGTATGATGATGGTGTGCTTAATTTAAAAGATCTGATGCGGAAGGGCGCTTCTGACGAGGCACTGCAAGATGCGTTGTTAACTGCCTTTAGTCACCGGCCGGCAGACGGCTGGGAGGCTGAGCGGGCCCGTGTAGCTAAAACCGGGATTCATGAATCAATGGCCACTATTGGCGGATAG